From the genome of Campylobacter sp. RM16189, one region includes:
- a CDS encoding dehypoxanthine futalosine cyclase: MARLSADEAINLIENAELNELGAMALAKKRELHPEKITTFIVDRNINYTNVCWVDCKFCAFYRHAKEEDAYVLSFEEIGQKIEELIAIGGTQILFQGGVHPKLKIDWYENLVEWISKTYPQITIHGFSAIEIDYIARVSKISTREVLARLKHKGLYSIPGAGAEVLSDRVRDIIAPKKCDTATWLKIHKEAHELGVKSTATMMFGTVETTREIVEHWQHIRDLQDLTGGFRAFILWSFQGLNTKLIAEQPQIEKQSSNRYLRLLAVSRLFLDNFQNIQSSWVTQGSYIGQLALLFGANDLGSTMMEENVVKAAGAAYRMNQDEMINLIRDVGEKPAKRNTNYDILEKFYE; this comes from the coding sequence TTGGCAAGACTTAGTGCAGATGAAGCTATAAATTTGATAGAAAATGCCGAGCTTAATGAGCTTGGGGCTATGGCTCTAGCCAAAAAGCGAGAGCTTCATCCCGAAAAAATCACAACTTTTATCGTCGATAGAAACATAAATTATACAAACGTATGCTGGGTCGATTGCAAATTTTGTGCATTTTATCGCCACGCAAAAGAAGAAGACGCCTATGTGCTCAGCTTTGAAGAGATAGGGCAAAAGATCGAGGAGTTAATCGCCATCGGCGGAACGCAAATTCTTTTTCAAGGTGGAGTTCATCCTAAGCTAAAGATCGATTGGTATGAAAATTTGGTCGAGTGGATTAGCAAGACCTATCCGCAGATAACTATCCACGGTTTTTCGGCGATTGAGATTGATTACATCGCAAGAGTTTCTAAAATTTCAACTCGCGAAGTTCTAGCCCGCTTAAAGCATAAAGGACTCTATTCGATCCCTGGGGCAGGCGCTGAAGTGCTAAGCGACAGAGTTAGAGACATCATAGCTCCTAAGAAATGCGACACCGCAACTTGGCTAAAAATTCATAAAGAAGCCCACGAGCTTGGGGTGAAATCAACGGCAACGATGATGTTTGGCACGGTTGAGACGACTCGCGAGATAGTTGAGCACTGGCAGCACATCAGAGATCTGCAAGACCTCACAGGCGGCTTTAGAGCATTTATCCTGTGGAGCTTTCAAGGGCTAAATACCAAGCTAATCGCCGAGCAGCCGCAAATCGAAAAACAGTCATCAAATCGCTATTTAAGGCTGCTTGCGGTTTCAAGGCTATTTTTGGATAATTTTCAAAATATTCAAAGCAGCTGGGTCACGCAAGGAAGCTACATCGGTCAGCTTGCGCTACTTTTTGGTGCAAACGATCTAGGCTCAACCATGATGGAAGAAAACGTCGTAAAGGCAGCAGGTGCTGCATACAGGATGAATCAAGACGAGATGATAAATCTAATACGCGATGTTGGCGAAAAGCCTGCAAAACGCAATACAAACTACGACATATTGGAGAAATTCTACGAATGA
- a CDS encoding pitrilysin family protein, which translates to MKAVNLKVKNTQIPVIFESSKVLPVVYLKLIFKVAGSCEDSQNSGLANLAAKILNEGTLSEGTSGFAKELEIRAINMHASAGFETISIELNCLKEYFGFALKKLQELLREPNLTDEILNKLKKLTLGEILSNENNYDYVAKSALNELLYPNTALANQTTGTKESIEKITIDDVKNFLKAHLDLANLFVVFGGDVAMDELNLSHILSNLESGKKRVQERIETSEKMSEKLIIKPSEQAYVYFGTPFRVNIEDRFKARVATFILGEGGFGSRLMEEIRVKRGLAYSAYARSGFAPSHSQIAGYLQTKNENKNEAMSVVRSEFERFVKNGVSAYELTQAKKFLLGSEPLMQETLLNRLNIAQNEFYNGFKLGYFKEELNKISKLKLSELNEFIAEHTEITKLSFAVLYNEI; encoded by the coding sequence ATGAAAGCTGTAAATTTAAAAGTTAAAAACACTCAAATTCCCGTTATCTTTGAAAGTTCAAAGGTTTTGCCTGTAGTTTATCTTAAGCTTATTTTTAAAGTTGCCGGAAGTTGCGAGGACTCACAAAATAGCGGTCTTGCAAATTTGGCGGCTAAAATTTTAAATGAAGGCACCCTTAGCGAAGGCACGAGTGGATTTGCTAAAGAGCTTGAAATAAGAGCTATCAATATGCATGCAAGCGCCGGATTTGAGACGATAAGTATAGAGCTGAATTGTTTAAAAGAGTATTTTGGCTTCGCCCTTAAAAAACTTCAAGAGCTGTTGAGAGAGCCGAATTTAACCGATGAAATTTTAAATAAGCTGAAAAAACTTACACTTGGCGAAATTTTAAGTAATGAAAACAACTATGACTATGTAGCCAAATCGGCTTTAAATGAGCTTTTGTATCCTAATACAGCTTTAGCAAATCAGACAACAGGCACTAAAGAGAGTATAGAAAAAATAACTATTGATGATGTCAAAAACTTCCTAAAAGCCCATCTTGATTTAGCAAATCTATTTGTGGTGTTTGGTGGAGATGTGGCTATGGATGAGCTAAATTTAAGCCATATTTTGTCAAATTTGGAAAGCGGAAAGAAAAGGGTTCAAGAGAGAATAGAAACAAGTGAAAAAATGAGCGAAAAGCTTATCATTAAGCCAAGCGAGCAAGCATACGTATATTTTGGTACCCCTTTTAGGGTGAATATAGAAGATAGATTTAAGGCTAGAGTGGCTACATTTATTTTAGGAGAGGGAGGATTTGGCTCTAGGTTAATGGAGGAGATTCGTGTCAAGAGAGGACTTGCATATTCGGCTTATGCCAGATCGGGTTTTGCTCCTAGCCATTCTCAAATAGCAGGGTATCTGCAAACTAAAAACGAAAATAAAAATGAGGCCATGAGTGTAGTCAGAAGCGAATTTGAAAGATTTGTTAAAAACGGTGTAAGCGCCTATGAGTTGACTCAGGCTAAGAAATTTTTACTAGGCTCAGAACCTCTCATGCAAGAGACTTTGCTCAATAGATTAAATATCGCTCAAAACGAATTTTACAATGGATTTAAGCTTGGGTATTTTAAAGAGGAGCTTAATAAAATTTCAAAACTAAAACTTAGCGAATTAAATGAATTTATTGCCGAGCATACGGAGATAACCAAGCTAAGTTTTGCTGTGCTGTATAATGAAATTTGA
- the recG gene encoding ATP-dependent DNA helicase RecG: MKFDAKDKEDLNKIGIFTLLDLALKIPKNYDDTTLTNTPKDGSVSVEVEIKNSYRQNGILHIVSWCESWSTNIKIVIFNAKAWHFGAFKLHKKIYINGKCSYAFGGWQITNPKIITKINEILPKYKLNLRDDRFRSLIDKYIKFENLISDGLSQNEAEFLTKIHKNDENSVILIDELNKNGYGAEILKFVEIYNYLKKLSAKKRNFKANDIEIFDIVGWISSLPFSLTSDQEKAIADIRADFSGFEAKRRVVMGDVGSGKTVVILASALMVYPKTAVVMAPTSILAEQIYDEAVRLLPNFMKIKLVKSGEKEPKFDGVNLIIGTHVLLYNELPKAAVVMIDEQHRFGSNQREKINQLVKDGQNYAHVIQFSATPIPRTLSMIQSSFVEFSFLKQMPFKKNIHSQILQSGDFETLIKHIRREIANQKQVIIVYPLVEISESSNYQSLSEAQGFWLKNFKNVFITHGKDREKEQILREFRANGDILLSTTVVEVGISLPRLSTIVVVGAERLGLATLHQLRGRVGRQGGEGFCFLFTKLKNPPERLKEFCATLDGFQIAEIDLKNRQSGDILGGAFQHGATFEYYDFEEHITQSAKKRLRMQTKMI; the protein is encoded by the coding sequence ATGAAATTTGACGCAAAAGATAAAGAAGACTTAAATAAAATCGGGATTTTTACTCTGCTTGATCTGGCTCTAAAAATCCCGAAAAACTACGACGATACCACGCTTACAAATACTCCTAAAGATGGTAGTGTGAGCGTGGAAGTGGAGATAAAAAACTCATATAGACAAAATGGGATTTTGCATATTGTAAGCTGGTGCGAAAGCTGGTCTACAAATATAAAGATAGTGATTTTTAATGCGAAAGCCTGGCACTTTGGAGCTTTTAAGCTCCATAAGAAAATATATATTAACGGCAAGTGTTCCTATGCTTTTGGCGGATGGCAGATAACAAATCCCAAGATTATCACTAAAATAAATGAAATATTACCCAAATACAAACTGAATTTGCGTGACGATAGATTTCGCTCTTTGATCGATAAATATATCAAATTTGAAAATTTGATATCTGATGGGCTAAGTCAAAACGAAGCCGAGTTTTTAACCAAAATTCACAAAAATGATGAAAATAGCGTGATTTTAATAGATGAATTAAATAAAAATGGCTATGGAGCTGAGATTTTAAAATTTGTAGAAATCTATAACTATCTAAAAAAACTAAGCGCTAAAAAGAGAAATTTTAAAGCAAACGATATAGAAATTTTTGATATTGTGGGATGGATAAGCTCTTTGCCCTTTAGCCTTACAAGCGATCAAGAAAAGGCTATAGCTGATATAAGGGCTGATTTTAGTGGCTTTGAGGCTAAAAGACGCGTTGTTATGGGTGATGTAGGAAGCGGCAAGACGGTTGTCATCCTTGCGTCTGCTTTGATGGTTTATCCAAAAACTGCCGTTGTGATGGCACCTACGTCTATCTTAGCCGAGCAAATTTATGATGAAGCTGTTAGGCTTTTGCCAAATTTTATGAAGATAAAACTTGTAAAAAGTGGCGAAAAAGAGCCTAAATTTGATGGTGTAAATTTAATAATAGGCACTCATGTACTGCTTTATAACGAGCTTCCAAAGGCGGCAGTCGTTATGATAGATGAGCAGCATCGCTTCGGCTCAAACCAGCGTGAGAAGATCAATCAGCTCGTTAAAGACGGGCAAAATTACGCTCATGTGATACAGTTTTCCGCTACGCCGATACCGCGCACGCTTAGCATGATACAAAGCTCGTTTGTGGAATTTAGTTTTTTAAAGCAGATGCCTTTTAAAAAAAATATCCATTCGCAAATTTTGCAAAGTGGCGATTTTGAAACGCTTATAAAACATATTAGAAGAGAAATTGCAAATCAAAAACAGGTCATAATAGTCTATCCTTTGGTAGAGATCAGTGAGAGCTCAAACTATCAGAGTTTAAGCGAAGCCCAAGGATTTTGGCTTAAAAATTTTAAAAATGTCTTTATAACTCATGGAAAAGATAGGGAGAAAGAGCAAATTTTACGTGAATTTAGGGCTAATGGCGATATCTTGCTCTCTACCACGGTTGTGGAGGTTGGTATATCTTTGCCAAGACTTAGCACTATCGTGGTCGTTGGAGCTGAGAGGCTTGGGCTTGCCACGCTTCATCAGCTTCGAGGCAGAGTAGGTAGGCAAGGCGGGGAGGGCTTTTGCTTTCTTTTTACCAAGCTTAAAAATCCGCCGGAGAGACTAAAGGAGTTCTGTGCTACTCTTGACGGATTTCAAATCGCCGAAATAGATCTTAAAAACCGTCAGAGTGGCGATATTTTGGGCGGAGCTTTTCAACATGGAGCTACTTTTGAATACTATGATTTTGAAGAGCATATTACTCAAAGTGCAAAAAAACGCCTACGTATGCAAACAAAAATGATTTAA
- a CDS encoding 4-oxalocrotonate tautomerase family protein, protein MPFINIRVTKENNEPTTEQKQKLIAGVTQLVAEILGRSKASTVVIIDEVDSDNYGLGGEAITNLRAKSRIN, encoded by the coding sequence ATGCCATTTATAAATATTAGAGTAACCAAAGAAAATAACGAGCCTACGACAGAGCAAAAGCAAAAACTGATTGCCGGTGTAACTCAGCTAGTGGCGGAAATTTTAGGTAGGAGTAAGGCTTCGACAGTTGTGATAATAGATGAGGTTGATAGTGACAACTACGGACTCGGCGGTGAAGCAATCACAAATTTAAGAGCTAAAAGCAGGATAAATTAA